A part of Salvelinus sp. IW2-2015 linkage group LG16, ASM291031v2, whole genome shotgun sequence genomic DNA contains:
- the LOC111975269 gene encoding cingulin-like protein 1 isoform X1, with protein sequence MNWDNQLSSILSAADGSVAKMRERLTTPGNYPKGREVDLYPVREVASVSNLELPRLPPLPESSISLLPPPSSAVQWXDLAAVQSQLQIQSQAIESLTQSLHDMDRARHSQQRHIQALQDVLFFYLSDEVRRLREQTTERERERERERDGERRGSGMTSPEVERRMEQWRREVGRELSTLRRHITRATSQGNLEESFCSKLRREELDHLRREVDTLKTQLRRQEEDMFLQQSEARETRRQYEHSCKTQEELTDSYRNHSFDLAKTVSQYTHTEQEVRQIRITVSELKDEIRSLILRERHHTPTVTLHTAVPALAAFSRRKEVRGQKAEPDSDSDDFSPTPSLAEVSSDDLSWLDDRDTAPRLAVPRVHQSSHSAGNDLRGPGSGLDDDDLDDDDGNLELGSDSPPDLSLNDL encoded by the exons ATGAACTGGGACAACCAGCTGAGCTCCATCCTCTCAGCAGCTGATGGCAGCGTTGCCAAGATGAGG GAGAGACTGACCACGCCAGGGAATTATCCAAAAGGAAGAGAAG TAGATCTCTATCCAGTCAGGGAGGTGGCTAGTGTGTCAAATTTGGAGCTCCCtcgtctcccccctctccccgagtcctccatctctctcctcccccctccctcctccgctGTGCAGTGGGKAGACCTGGCAGCCGTCCAATCACAACTGCAGATCCAGAGCCAG GCCATAGAGTCTCTGACCCAAAGTCTTCATGACATGGACAGAGCGAGACACTCTCAGCAGCGCCACATACAGGCACTACAAG ATGTGTTATTCTTTTATCTCTCAGACGAGGTTCGCAGGCTGCGAGAGCAGacgacggagagggagagagagcgggaacgagaaagggatggagagaggagagggtcagggaTGACGAGTCCAGAagtggagagaaggatggagcagtggaggagagaggtgggccGTGAGCTCAGCACTCTGAGAAGGCACATCACCAGAGCCACGTCGCAAGGCAacctggaggagag TTTCTGCTCTAAGCTGCGAAGGGAGGAGTTGGATCatttgaggagagaggtggacaCACTCAAAACCCAGCTCA ggaggcaggaggaggacaTGTTTCTTCAGCAGTCGGAGGCCAGAGAGACGAGGAGGCAGTATGAACACAGCTGCAAG ACACAAGAGGAACTAACAGACAGCTACAGAAACCACAGCTTTGACCTGGCCAAGACTGTttctcaatacacacacacagagcaggagGTCCGCCAGatcag GATAACTGTATCAGAGTTGAAGGACGAGATCAGGAGTCTGATTCTCCGGGAGAGACATCACACACCTACTGTTACACTACACACAGCAg ttcCAGCATTAGCTGCCTTCTCCCGCCGTaaagaggtcaggggtcaaaagGCGGAGCCAGACTCGGACTCTGACGACTTCAGTCCCACCCCCAGTCTGGCTGAGGTCAGCTCTGATGACCTGTCCTGGCTGGATGATAGAGACACAG CTCCTCGTCTAGCAGTACCTCGGGTACATCAGAGCTCCCATTCTGCAGGAAATGACCTCAGAGGACCAGGAAGTGGCCTGGACGATGATGatcttgatgatgatgatggaaacCTGGAGTTGGGGTCAGACAGCCCCCCCGACCTCAGCCTCAATGACCTTTGA
- the LOC111975269 gene encoding cingulin-like protein 1 isoform X2 has product MNWDNQLSSILSAADGSVAKMRERLTTPGNYPKGREDLYPVREVASVSNLELPRLPPLPESSISLLPPPSSAVQWXDLAAVQSQLQIQSQAIESLTQSLHDMDRARHSQQRHIQALQDVLFFYLSDEVRRLREQTTERERERERERDGERRGSGMTSPEVERRMEQWRREVGRELSTLRRHITRATSQGNLEESFCSKLRREELDHLRREVDTLKTQLRRQEEDMFLQQSEARETRRQYEHSCKTQEELTDSYRNHSFDLAKTVSQYTHTEQEVRQIRITVSELKDEIRSLILRERHHTPTVTLHTAVPALAAFSRRKEVRGQKAEPDSDSDDFSPTPSLAEVSSDDLSWLDDRDTAPRLAVPRVHQSSHSAGNDLRGPGSGLDDDDLDDDDGNLELGSDSPPDLSLNDL; this is encoded by the exons ATGAACTGGGACAACCAGCTGAGCTCCATCCTCTCAGCAGCTGATGGCAGCGTTGCCAAGATGAGG GAGAGACTGACCACGCCAGGGAATTATCCAAAAGGAAGAGAAG ATCTCTATCCAGTCAGGGAGGTGGCTAGTGTGTCAAATTTGGAGCTCCCtcgtctcccccctctccccgagtcctccatctctctcctcccccctccctcctccgctGTGCAGTGGGKAGACCTGGCAGCCGTCCAATCACAACTGCAGATCCAGAGCCAG GCCATAGAGTCTCTGACCCAAAGTCTTCATGACATGGACAGAGCGAGACACTCTCAGCAGCGCCACATACAGGCACTACAAG ATGTGTTATTCTTTTATCTCTCAGACGAGGTTCGCAGGCTGCGAGAGCAGacgacggagagggagagagagcgggaacgagaaagggatggagagaggagagggtcagggaTGACGAGTCCAGAagtggagagaaggatggagcagtggaggagagaggtgggccGTGAGCTCAGCACTCTGAGAAGGCACATCACCAGAGCCACGTCGCAAGGCAacctggaggagag TTTCTGCTCTAAGCTGCGAAGGGAGGAGTTGGATCatttgaggagagaggtggacaCACTCAAAACCCAGCTCA ggaggcaggaggaggacaTGTTTCTTCAGCAGTCGGAGGCCAGAGAGACGAGGAGGCAGTATGAACACAGCTGCAAG ACACAAGAGGAACTAACAGACAGCTACAGAAACCACAGCTTTGACCTGGCCAAGACTGTttctcaatacacacacacagagcaggagGTCCGCCAGatcag GATAACTGTATCAGAGTTGAAGGACGAGATCAGGAGTCTGATTCTCCGGGAGAGACATCACACACCTACTGTTACACTACACACAGCAg ttcCAGCATTAGCTGCCTTCTCCCGCCGTaaagaggtcaggggtcaaaagGCGGAGCCAGACTCGGACTCTGACGACTTCAGTCCCACCCCCAGTCTGGCTGAGGTCAGCTCTGATGACCTGTCCTGGCTGGATGATAGAGACACAG CTCCTCGTCTAGCAGTACCTCGGGTACATCAGAGCTCCCATTCTGCAGGAAATGACCTCAGAGGACCAGGAAGTGGCCTGGACGATGATGatcttgatgatgatgatggaaacCTGGAGTTGGGGTCAGACAGCCCCCCCGACCTCAGCCTCAATGACCTTTGA
- the LOC111975269 gene encoding RNA-binding protein 25 isoform X3 encodes MNWDNQLSSILSAADGSVAKMRERLTTPGNYPKGREVDLYPVREVASVSNLELPRLPPLPESSISLLPPPSSAVQWXDLAAVQSQLQIQSQAIESLTQSLHDMDRARHSQQRHIQALQDEVRRLREQTTERERERERERDGERRGSGMTSPEVERRMEQWRREVGRELSTLRRHITRATSQGNLEESFCSKLRREELDHLRREVDTLKTQLRRQEEDMFLQQSEARETRRQYEHSCKTQEELTDSYRNHSFDLAKTVSQYTHTEQEVRQIRITVSELKDEIRSLILRERHHTPTVTLHTAVPALAAFSRRKEVRGQKAEPDSDSDDFSPTPSLAEVSSDDLSWLDDRDTAPRLAVPRVHQSSHSAGNDLRGPGSGLDDDDLDDDDGNLELGSDSPPDLSLNDL; translated from the exons ATGAACTGGGACAACCAGCTGAGCTCCATCCTCTCAGCAGCTGATGGCAGCGTTGCCAAGATGAGG GAGAGACTGACCACGCCAGGGAATTATCCAAAAGGAAGAGAAG TAGATCTCTATCCAGTCAGGGAGGTGGCTAGTGTGTCAAATTTGGAGCTCCCtcgtctcccccctctccccgagtcctccatctctctcctcccccctccctcctccgctGTGCAGTGGGKAGACCTGGCAGCCGTCCAATCACAACTGCAGATCCAGAGCCAG GCCATAGAGTCTCTGACCCAAAGTCTTCATGACATGGACAGAGCGAGACACTCTCAGCAGCGCCACATACAGGCACTACAAG ACGAGGTTCGCAGGCTGCGAGAGCAGacgacggagagggagagagagcgggaacgagaaagggatggagagaggagagggtcagggaTGACGAGTCCAGAagtggagagaaggatggagcagtggaggagagaggtgggccGTGAGCTCAGCACTCTGAGAAGGCACATCACCAGAGCCACGTCGCAAGGCAacctggaggagag TTTCTGCTCTAAGCTGCGAAGGGAGGAGTTGGATCatttgaggagagaggtggacaCACTCAAAACCCAGCTCA ggaggcaggaggaggacaTGTTTCTTCAGCAGTCGGAGGCCAGAGAGACGAGGAGGCAGTATGAACACAGCTGCAAG ACACAAGAGGAACTAACAGACAGCTACAGAAACCACAGCTTTGACCTGGCCAAGACTGTttctcaatacacacacacagagcaggagGTCCGCCAGatcag GATAACTGTATCAGAGTTGAAGGACGAGATCAGGAGTCTGATTCTCCGGGAGAGACATCACACACCTACTGTTACACTACACACAGCAg ttcCAGCATTAGCTGCCTTCTCCCGCCGTaaagaggtcaggggtcaaaagGCGGAGCCAGACTCGGACTCTGACGACTTCAGTCCCACCCCCAGTCTGGCTGAGGTCAGCTCTGATGACCTGTCCTGGCTGGATGATAGAGACACAG CTCCTCGTCTAGCAGTACCTCGGGTACATCAGAGCTCCCATTCTGCAGGAAATGACCTCAGAGGACCAGGAAGTGGCCTGGACGATGATGatcttgatgatgatgatggaaacCTGGAGTTGGGGTCAGACAGCCCCCCCGACCTCAGCCTCAATGACCTTTGA
- the LOC111975269 gene encoding RNA-binding protein 25 isoform X4, whose translation MNWDNQLSSILSAADGSVAKMRERLTTPGNYPKGREDLYPVREVASVSNLELPRLPPLPESSISLLPPPSSAVQWXDLAAVQSQLQIQSQAIESLTQSLHDMDRARHSQQRHIQALQDEVRRLREQTTERERERERERDGERRGSGMTSPEVERRMEQWRREVGRELSTLRRHITRATSQGNLEESFCSKLRREELDHLRREVDTLKTQLRRQEEDMFLQQSEARETRRQYEHSCKTQEELTDSYRNHSFDLAKTVSQYTHTEQEVRQIRITVSELKDEIRSLILRERHHTPTVTLHTAVPALAAFSRRKEVRGQKAEPDSDSDDFSPTPSLAEVSSDDLSWLDDRDTAPRLAVPRVHQSSHSAGNDLRGPGSGLDDDDLDDDDGNLELGSDSPPDLSLNDL comes from the exons ATGAACTGGGACAACCAGCTGAGCTCCATCCTCTCAGCAGCTGATGGCAGCGTTGCCAAGATGAGG GAGAGACTGACCACGCCAGGGAATTATCCAAAAGGAAGAGAAG ATCTCTATCCAGTCAGGGAGGTGGCTAGTGTGTCAAATTTGGAGCTCCCtcgtctcccccctctccccgagtcctccatctctctcctcccccctccctcctccgctGTGCAGTGGGKAGACCTGGCAGCCGTCCAATCACAACTGCAGATCCAGAGCCAG GCCATAGAGTCTCTGACCCAAAGTCTTCATGACATGGACAGAGCGAGACACTCTCAGCAGCGCCACATACAGGCACTACAAG ACGAGGTTCGCAGGCTGCGAGAGCAGacgacggagagggagagagagcgggaacgagaaagggatggagagaggagagggtcagggaTGACGAGTCCAGAagtggagagaaggatggagcagtggaggagagaggtgggccGTGAGCTCAGCACTCTGAGAAGGCACATCACCAGAGCCACGTCGCAAGGCAacctggaggagag TTTCTGCTCTAAGCTGCGAAGGGAGGAGTTGGATCatttgaggagagaggtggacaCACTCAAAACCCAGCTCA ggaggcaggaggaggacaTGTTTCTTCAGCAGTCGGAGGCCAGAGAGACGAGGAGGCAGTATGAACACAGCTGCAAG ACACAAGAGGAACTAACAGACAGCTACAGAAACCACAGCTTTGACCTGGCCAAGACTGTttctcaatacacacacacagagcaggagGTCCGCCAGatcag GATAACTGTATCAGAGTTGAAGGACGAGATCAGGAGTCTGATTCTCCGGGAGAGACATCACACACCTACTGTTACACTACACACAGCAg ttcCAGCATTAGCTGCCTTCTCCCGCCGTaaagaggtcaggggtcaaaagGCGGAGCCAGACTCGGACTCTGACGACTTCAGTCCCACCCCCAGTCTGGCTGAGGTCAGCTCTGATGACCTGTCCTGGCTGGATGATAGAGACACAG CTCCTCGTCTAGCAGTACCTCGGGTACATCAGAGCTCCCATTCTGCAGGAAATGACCTCAGAGGACCAGGAAGTGGCCTGGACGATGATGatcttgatgatgatgatggaaacCTGGAGTTGGGGTCAGACAGCCCCCCCGACCTCAGCCTCAATGACCTTTGA
- the LOC111975268 gene encoding putative uncharacterized protein DDB_G0290521 encodes METKILVALCALILSLGSNVEGQDPGAHSSPSDGPLTLGMSGAVQAPLPGGSPSPPGSLSFPSTDSPKPASNLTDGGLSNNNSSNSSNSSSNDTAVVVVKEVPATSVGVPAPTPIPEKTPGPENLTEETVQPSDAPSDNHTAPTHTPTTTVLVHKPSTTPTHTPVHSTTPSSHAPHPSKTHSPITTTASPAPTRLETHPTNTSAAPQPSSTPSLNPDTSNPIQPKQPLSTFPTTTTTTSPLALPTSEPQTQTSSITPLPASTPASSPPSQAKTHADIPSQLNVVEGEPVFHSGGPALDPLLAGLVSVFIVTAAIITLLLFIKLRRRDQRPEFRRLQDLPMDDMMEDTPLSMYSY; translated from the exons GCCAGGACCCTGGtgctcactcctctccctcagaCGGACCTCTGACCCTAGGTATGTCCGGGGCTGTTCAGGCACCCCTCCCTGGaggttctccctctcctccaggctCTCTGTCCTTCCCCAGCACAGACTCCCCAAAGCCAGCCAGCAACCTCACTGATGGAGGGCTctccaacaacaacagcagcaacagcagcaatagCAGTAGCAACGACACAGCAGTCGTAGTGGTAAAAGAGGTCCCAG cCACCAGTGTGGGGGTCCCTGCCCCCACTCCCATCCCTGAGAAGACCCCTGGCCCAGAGAACCTCACTGAAGAAACCGTACAGCCCTCTGATGCTCCCTCTGACAACCACActgcccctacacacacacccacaaccacagtCCTCGTTCACAAACCTtccaccacccccacacacacacctgtccactCCACCACTCCATCCAGCCATGCCCCTCATCCCTCCAAAACTCACTCACCCATCACCACCACTGCTTCCCCAGCCCCTACTAGGCTTGAGACCCACCCAACTAACACCTCCGCTGCCCCCCAGCCCAGCTCAACCCCCAGCCTTAACCCAGATACCTCTAACCCTATCCAGCCTAAACAGCCACTCAGTACCTttcccaccaccactaccaccacctctCCCCTAGCTCTACCTACGTCTGAGCCCCAGACCCAGACATCCAGCATCACCCCTCTCCCGGCTTCCACCCCAGCCAGCAGCCCTCCATCTCAGGCTAAAACGCATGCCGACATCCCCTCTCAGCTCAATGTGGTGGAAG GGGAACCAGTGTTCCATAGTGGTGGACCTGCCCTGGACCCTCTCCTAGCTGGACTAGTGTCAGTCTTCATCGTCACTGCAGCCATCATCACCCTGCTCCTCTTCATCAAACTGCGACGACGGGACCAGCGGCCTGAGTTCCGCAGGCTCCAGGACCTGCCTATG GATGATATGATGGAGGATACTCCCCTGTCCATGTACAGCTACTGA